The proteins below are encoded in one region of Sphingobium yanoikuyae:
- a CDS encoding arylsulfatase: protein MSKKPNILIIWGDDVGMWNLSCYHRGMMGGSTPNIDRIAKKGMMFMDHYAQASCTAGRAAFITGQYPIRVGLSTVGLAGAPQGMQKEDPTIAELLKPHGYATGQFGKNHLGDLDEHLPTAHGFDEFFGILYHLNAGQYSEEYDYPKDPEVAKAFAWRGVIHSKADGKGGQSIEDKGPFGSERQKTLDNEFMVESKRFITDAVKADKPFFVWHNTTRMHYQTHLPPEYDGVTGYGLYADGVKQMDDHVGELLDLLEELGVADDTFVMFSTDNGAASNSWPDGGNQPFRGEKGVGGYEGGFRVPCVVSWPGHVQENVATGEFMAMEDWMPTILSALGEPELKDELLKGKTIGSMTYKVHLDGYDQTELLSGKGKSKRKDFYYFTETTLHGLRYGDWKFLFKTQDKWFNGIQENLNTPLITNLKLDPFERFHEARGFDEWQENRSWTLAPATAQIAKFMKSLQEYPPRIKSLDFDLDAMVADASASQAR from the coding sequence ATGAGCAAAAAGCCGAATATTCTCATCATCTGGGGCGATGACGTCGGGATGTGGAATCTCAGCTGCTATCATCGCGGCATGATGGGCGGCTCGACCCCCAATATCGATCGCATCGCCAAGAAGGGCATGATGTTCATGGATCATTATGCCCAGGCCTCCTGCACCGCCGGCCGTGCCGCCTTCATCACCGGCCAATATCCGATCCGCGTCGGCCTCAGCACCGTCGGCCTCGCCGGTGCGCCGCAGGGCATGCAGAAGGAAGATCCCACGATCGCCGAACTGCTCAAGCCCCATGGTTATGCCACCGGCCAGTTCGGCAAGAACCATCTCGGCGACCTCGACGAGCATCTGCCGACCGCGCATGGCTTCGACGAATTTTTCGGCATCCTCTATCACCTCAATGCCGGCCAATATTCGGAAGAATATGATTATCCCAAGGATCCCGAAGTGGCCAAGGCGTTCGCCTGGCGCGGCGTGATCCACAGCAAGGCCGACGGCAAGGGGGGGCAGTCGATCGAGGACAAGGGGCCTTTCGGTTCCGAGCGGCAGAAGACGCTCGATAATGAATTCATGGTCGAATCCAAGCGCTTCATCACCGACGCGGTGAAGGCCGACAAGCCCTTCTTCGTCTGGCACAACACGACGCGCATGCATTACCAGACCCACCTGCCGCCCGAATATGACGGCGTCACCGGCTATGGTCTCTATGCCGACGGTGTGAAGCAGATGGACGATCATGTCGGCGAACTGCTCGACCTGCTCGAAGAACTGGGCGTGGCCGACGACACGTTCGTCATGTTCTCGACCGACAATGGCGCGGCCTCTAACAGCTGGCCCGATGGCGGTAACCAGCCCTTCCGCGGCGAAAAGGGCGTCGGCGGCTATGAAGGCGGATTCCGCGTGCCCTGCGTCGTCAGCTGGCCCGGCCATGTGCAGGAAAATGTCGCCACTGGCGAGTTCATGGCGATGGAGGACTGGATGCCCACCATCCTGTCCGCGCTGGGCGAGCCGGAGCTCAAGGATGAGCTGCTCAAGGGCAAGACCATCGGCAGCATGACCTACAAGGTCCATCTCGACGGCTATGACCAGACCGAATTGCTCAGCGGCAAGGGCAAGTCGAAGCGCAAGGATTTCTATTATTTCACGGAAACCACGCTGCACGGCCTGCGCTATGGCGACTGGAAGTTCCTGTTCAAGACGCAGGACAAATGGTTCAACGGCATTCAGGAAAATCTGAACACGCCGCTGATCACCAATTTGAAGCTCGATCCGTTCGAGCGTTTCCATGAAGCGCGCGGCTTCGACGAGTGGCAGGAAAACCGATCCTGGACGCTGGCGCCGGCGACCGCGCAGATCGCAAAGTTCATGAAGTCGCTTCAGGAATATCCGCCGCGCATCAAGAGCCTGGATTTCGATCTGGACGCGATGGTGGCGGATGCATCGGCCTCGCAGGCGCGCTGA